Proteins co-encoded in one Sphingopyxis sp. BE259 genomic window:
- the recG gene encoding ATP-dependent DNA helicase RecG: protein MRPEILNPLFAALTDLKGVGPQLAKPLARLGLERVVDVLFHLPTGLVQRYPIDRLDQAQVGQQIIVTLTAQEYRSGRSPRAPFGVEAFDTAGDHVRLVYFGRTAGLAKKLFPLGEARQVSGRLDAYGEMRQIVHPDHVAEPDSAEAIATSEAVYPLTEGLTNARLSQLVEIALERRPELAEWIDGSLLTTRSWPAWREALTRAHASPHDAAAHDRLAYDEIFASQVALMLIREGLRKRKGRPVVGDGRLIDALRLPFGLTGAQERVGREIAADMGRETPMLRMLQGDVGSGKTLVALRAMLAAVEAGTQAALLAPTEILARQHFATLQAMLAGLPVNIAILTGRDKGRVRESTLMGLADGSIDILVGTHAIFQDAVAYRDLTLVVVDEQHRFGVAQRLMLTQKAARPPHLLVMTATPIPRTLQLANHGEMDVSRIDEMPPGRTPVDTRVVSVDRLDEVIGGLERHLATGAQAYWVCPLVAESEMSELAAAEDRAALLRERLGADRVGLVHGRMKGPDKDDVMARFQAGQIGVLVATTVIEVGVDVPAASLMIVEHADRFGLAQLHQLRGRVGRGAAKSVCLLLRSQNLSETARERLALMRETNDGFVIAEKDLELRGGGELLGLKQSGDADYGLASPEQLVRLLPVAHDDAQLFVERDGGMDGARGEAVRHCLYLFERDAAVPLLRSG, encoded by the coding sequence ATGCGACCCGAAATCCTCAATCCGCTCTTTGCCGCGCTCACCGACCTGAAAGGTGTCGGGCCGCAGCTGGCCAAGCCGCTGGCGCGGCTGGGGCTGGAGCGCGTCGTCGATGTGCTGTTTCACCTGCCGACCGGACTGGTGCAGCGCTATCCGATCGACCGGCTCGATCAGGCGCAGGTGGGACAGCAGATCATCGTGACGCTGACCGCACAGGAGTATCGTTCAGGTCGCAGCCCCCGCGCGCCTTTCGGGGTCGAGGCGTTCGACACTGCGGGCGACCATGTCCGGCTCGTCTATTTCGGGCGCACCGCGGGGCTCGCGAAAAAGCTGTTTCCGCTGGGCGAGGCGCGACAGGTGTCGGGACGGCTCGATGCCTATGGCGAGATGCGCCAGATCGTCCATCCCGACCATGTTGCCGAGCCCGACAGTGCCGAGGCGATTGCAACGAGCGAGGCGGTCTATCCGCTGACTGAAGGCCTGACCAACGCGCGGCTGTCGCAACTGGTCGAAATCGCTCTCGAACGGCGGCCCGAACTCGCCGAATGGATCGACGGGTCGCTGTTGACGACACGGAGTTGGCCCGCCTGGCGCGAGGCGTTGACGCGCGCCCATGCCAGCCCGCACGACGCCGCGGCGCACGACCGGCTTGCCTATGACGAGATTTTTGCCAGCCAGGTCGCGCTAATGCTGATCCGCGAAGGGCTACGCAAACGCAAGGGACGCCCGGTGGTCGGCGACGGGCGACTGATCGACGCGCTGCGCCTACCCTTCGGGCTGACCGGCGCGCAGGAGCGGGTGGGGCGCGAGATTGCCGCCGACATGGGGCGCGAGACGCCGATGTTGCGGATGCTGCAAGGCGACGTCGGATCGGGCAAGACGCTAGTCGCGCTGCGCGCGATGCTGGCGGCGGTCGAGGCGGGGACGCAGGCGGCGCTGCTCGCGCCGACCGAGATTTTGGCGCGCCAGCATTTCGCGACCCTGCAAGCGATGCTCGCAGGCTTGCCGGTGAACATCGCGATCCTGACCGGGCGCGATAAGGGCCGGGTGCGCGAATCGACGCTGATGGGGCTGGCCGACGGCAGTATCGACATCCTCGTCGGCACCCATGCGATTTTTCAGGACGCGGTGGCGTATCGCGATCTGACGCTGGTGGTGGTCGACGAACAGCACCGGTTCGGCGTCGCGCAGCGGCTGATGCTCACCCAGAAAGCGGCGCGCCCGCCGCATTTGCTGGTGATGACCGCGACTCCGATCCCGCGCACGCTGCAACTCGCCAATCACGGCGAGATGGATGTGTCGCGGATCGACGAAATGCCGCCGGGGCGCACCCCGGTGGACACCCGCGTCGTGTCGGTCGACCGGCTCGACGAGGTGATCGGCGGGCTGGAGCGGCATCTGGCGACCGGGGCGCAGGCCTATTGGGTCTGCCCGCTGGTGGCCGAAAGCGAGATGAGCGAGCTCGCCGCCGCCGAAGACCGCGCCGCGCTGCTGCGCGAGCGGCTCGGCGCCGATCGCGTCGGGCTGGTCCATGGGCGGATGAAGGGGCCGGACAAGGATGACGTCATGGCGCGGTTTCAGGCAGGCCAAATCGGCGTGCTGGTGGCGACGACGGTGATTGAGGTCGGGGTCGATGTCCCCGCCGCCAGCCTGATGATCGTCGAACATGCCGACCGTTTCGGGCTGGCGCAGCTGCACCAGCTGCGCGGGCGGGTCGGGCGCGGCGCCGCCAAATCGGTGTGCCTGCTGCTGCGTTCGCAAAACCTCTCCGAAACTGCTCGCGAGCGGCTGGCCTTGATGCGCGAGACCAACGATGGCTTCGTGATTGCCGAGAAGGATCTGGAGCTGCGCGGCGGCGGCGAACTGCTCGGTCTGAAGCAGTCGGGGGATGCCGATTACGGGCTGGCGAGTCCCGAACAGCTGGTGCGCCTGTTACCCGTGGCGCACGACGATGCGCAGCTGTTCGTCGAGCGCGACGGCGGGATGGACGGCGCGCGCGGCGAAGCAGTGCGCCACTGCCTCTATCTGTTCGAACGCGACGCGGCGGTGCCGCTGCTCAGGAGTGGCTAA
- a CDS encoding DUF817 domain-containing protein, which yields MSDALRGQSRFHAVRIRLEKMAITPGPRGWFLEFLVFGFKQGWACLFGGLMLALLLGTHLFWPDDAPLHRYDAITIGAVLIQLGMLAFRLETPKEALVILIFHIVGTVMELFKTAAGSWQYPEASLLHIGAVPLFSGFMYAAVGSYIARVWRIFDFRYTGYPPAWTSYALAAAIYVNFFAHHWLYDIRWFLFAATALLFWRCQVWFRPLHVHRRMPLLIGWGLVALFIWFAENIGTFARAWTYPSQDDGWHMVGLEKLGSWYLLMIISFVLVSLVQRPRGLDDAD from the coding sequence ATGTCTGATGCGCTGCGCGGTCAGTCGCGCTTTCATGCTGTGCGAATACGGCTGGAAAAGATGGCGATCACCCCGGGGCCGCGCGGCTGGTTTCTCGAATTCCTTGTCTTCGGTTTCAAGCAGGGCTGGGCGTGCCTGTTCGGCGGGCTGATGCTCGCGCTGCTGCTCGGTACGCATCTGTTTTGGCCCGACGATGCGCCGCTGCACCGCTATGACGCGATCACCATCGGTGCGGTGCTGATCCAGCTCGGCATGCTGGCGTTCCGGCTCGAAACGCCCAAGGAAGCGCTGGTCATCCTGATCTTTCATATCGTCGGCACGGTGATGGAATTGTTCAAAACCGCGGCGGGGTCGTGGCAATATCCCGAGGCGAGCCTGCTCCACATCGGCGCGGTGCCTTTGTTCTCGGGCTTCATGTACGCCGCTGTCGGCAGCTATATCGCGCGCGTCTGGCGCATCTTCGACTTTCGCTACACGGGTTATCCGCCCGCGTGGACCAGCTATGCGCTGGCCGCCGCAATCTACGTCAATTTCTTCGCGCATCACTGGCTGTACGACATCCGCTGGTTCCTGTTCGCGGCGACCGCGCTGCTGTTCTGGCGCTGTCAGGTGTGGTTCCGCCCGCTCCACGTCCACCGCCGCATGCCGCTGCTGATCGGCTGGGGACTGGTTGCGCTGTTCATCTGGTTCGCCGAGAATATCGGGACGTTTGCGCGGGCGTGGACCTATCCCAGCCAGGATGACGGTTGGCACATGGTGGGGCTGGAAAAGCTGGGCAGCTGGTATCTGCTGATGATCATCTCGTTCGTGCTGGTGAGTCTGGTGCAGCGGCCGAGGGGACTGGACGACGCCGACTGA
- a CDS encoding Xaa-Pro peptidase family protein: protein MQRRQFLGTAALGGLAATLPRSAWAADTASLPNLAAKAVPIGKAERVARLAKATHLLRANDMDALLIEPGSSLIYFTGVRWSRSERLTAAVLTREGELAVVTPFFEEPSVRESLAVAADVLTWNEDDNPLAAVAAWLGKRGLTKGKIGVEETVRYFAVDGLEKAMPQATVVNGAPVVRGCRMHKSPPEIALMQIASDITLAAYRHTAPRIEAGMTPDQIGAIMAAATTALGGRSEFELILLGEASAYPHGSGKPQAVKDGEVVLMDCGATVHGYQSDISRTFVYGKASARQRQVWDQMRKGQDVAFAAAKLGTPAGQVDDAVRAYYAGLGWGPDYKLPGTSHRTGHGIGLDGHEPVNLVRGETTKLAPGMCFSNEPGIYIPGEFGIRLEDCFYMTDRGPKWFSEPPPSIDKPFG from the coding sequence ATCCAGCGACGGCAATTTCTCGGCACCGCGGCGCTCGGCGGGCTGGCGGCAACGCTGCCGCGCTCGGCATGGGCGGCCGATACCGCAAGCCTGCCTAATCTGGCGGCCAAGGCGGTTCCGATCGGCAAGGCGGAGCGGGTGGCGCGGCTTGCCAAGGCGACCCATTTGCTGCGCGCGAACGACATGGACGCGCTGCTGATCGAGCCGGGGTCGAGCCTGATCTATTTCACCGGCGTGCGCTGGTCGCGCAGCGAGCGGCTGACCGCTGCGGTGCTGACGCGCGAGGGCGAGCTGGCGGTCGTCACGCCCTTTTTCGAAGAACCATCGGTGCGCGAAAGCCTGGCCGTTGCCGCCGACGTGCTGACGTGGAACGAGGATGACAATCCGCTCGCCGCGGTCGCGGCATGGCTGGGCAAGCGCGGACTGACGAAAGGCAAGATCGGCGTCGAGGAAACGGTGCGCTATTTCGCGGTCGACGGGCTGGAAAAAGCGATGCCGCAGGCGACCGTCGTCAACGGCGCCCCGGTCGTGCGCGGGTGCCGGATGCACAAATCGCCCCCCGAAATCGCCCTGATGCAGATCGCGTCCGACATCACGCTGGCCGCCTATCGCCACACCGCGCCGCGGATCGAGGCGGGGATGACGCCCGACCAGATCGGCGCGATCATGGCCGCCGCCACCACCGCGCTGGGCGGGCGCAGCGAGTTCGAACTGATCCTGCTCGGCGAGGCGAGCGCCTATCCGCACGGTAGCGGCAAGCCGCAGGCGGTGAAGGACGGCGAGGTCGTGCTGATGGACTGCGGCGCGACTGTCCATGGCTACCAATCCGACATCTCGCGGACCTTCGTTTACGGCAAAGCGAGCGCGCGGCAGCGGCAGGTGTGGGATCAGATGCGCAAGGGACAGGATGTCGCCTTTGCCGCGGCGAAACTCGGGACGCCGGCGGGCCAGGTCGACGACGCGGTGCGCGCCTATTATGCGGGGCTCGGGTGGGGACCGGACTATAAGCTCCCCGGCACCTCGCACCGCACCGGCCACGGCATCGGGCTCGACGGGCATGAGCCGGTCAATCTGGTCCGCGGCGAAACGACAAAACTGGCGCCCGGGATGTGCTTCTCGAACGAACCCGGCATCTATATTCCGGGTGAGTTCGGGATCCGGCTCGAAGATTGTTTCTACATGACCGACCGCGGGCCGAAATGGTTCAGCGAACCGCCGCCGTCGATTGACAAACCGTTCGGTTAG
- the tyrS gene encoding tyrosine--tRNA ligase, whose translation MTNHKSDLLRVLDERGYIHQMTDAEGLDALAAKQVVPGYIGFDATAPSLHVGSLVQIMMLRRLQQTGHKPIVLMGGGTTRIGDPTGRDESRKMLSDQTIADNIASIFSIFQQYLTFGDGPTDAVMVNNHDWLGQLGYIELLQEVGTHFTINRMMTFDSVKLRLEREQPMTFLEFNYMILQGYDFRHLSKDMGVRLQMGGSDQWGNIVNGMELGRRMDGADLYGLTTPLLTTAAGAKMGKTAAGAVWLNPAQLSHFEYWQFWRNCDDRDVGKFLKLFTDLPLDEIARLEALGGAEINEAKKVLANEATALCRGDGAARTASDTAAQTFEKGQIGGDLPQAVAPAEGMSVVDALRELGFAASNKEARRKLDEGAVKVDGVIIRDPHHLIVPGADPVPLSLGAKKHGLVTR comes from the coding sequence ATGACGAACCACAAATCCGACCTGCTGCGCGTCCTCGACGAACGAGGCTATATCCACCAGATGACCGACGCGGAAGGGCTCGATGCGCTGGCCGCCAAACAGGTCGTCCCCGGATATATCGGTTTCGACGCAACCGCGCCCAGCCTTCACGTCGGCAGCCTGGTCCAGATCATGATGCTGCGCCGCCTGCAACAGACGGGGCACAAGCCGATCGTGCTGATGGGCGGCGGGACGACGCGGATCGGCGACCCCACCGGGCGCGACGAGAGCCGCAAGATGCTGTCGGATCAGACGATCGCCGACAATATCGCGTCGATCTTCAGTATTTTTCAGCAGTATCTGACCTTCGGCGACGGCCCGACTGATGCGGTGATGGTCAACAATCACGATTGGCTGGGGCAGCTTGGTTACATCGAGCTGCTGCAAGAAGTCGGCACCCATTTCACGATCAACCGGATGATGACGTTCGATTCGGTGAAATTGCGGCTCGAACGCGAACAGCCGATGACCTTCCTCGAATTCAACTACATGATCCTGCAGGGCTATGATTTCCGCCATTTGTCGAAGGACATGGGGGTGCGGCTCCAAATGGGCGGGTCGGACCAGTGGGGCAATATCGTCAACGGGATGGAGCTTGGCCGCCGGATGGACGGCGCCGACCTGTACGGCCTGACGACTCCCCTGCTGACCACCGCGGCGGGCGCCAAAATGGGCAAAACCGCCGCCGGAGCGGTGTGGCTTAATCCCGCCCAACTGTCCCATTTTGAATACTGGCAGTTCTGGCGCAATTGCGACGACCGCGACGTCGGCAAATTCCTGAAGCTGTTCACCGACCTGCCGCTGGACGAGATCGCACGGCTGGAAGCGCTGGGCGGCGCGGAGATCAACGAGGCCAAGAAGGTGCTGGCGAACGAGGCCACCGCGCTGTGCCGCGGCGATGGGGCGGCGCGCACGGCTTCGGACACCGCCGCGCAAACCTTTGAAAAGGGACAGATTGGCGGCGATCTGCCGCAGGCGGTTGCGCCCGCCGAGGGGATGAGCGTCGTCGATGCGCTGCGCGAACTGGGCTTCGCCGCGTCCAACAAGGAGGCGCGGCGCAAGCTCGACGAGGGCGCGGTGAAGGTCGACGGCGTCATCATTCGCGACCCGCATCACCTGATTGTGCCCGGCGCCGACCCCGTGCCGCTAAGCCTCGGAGCGAAAAAACATGGCCTTGTGACGCGCTAA
- a CDS encoding PilZ domain-containing protein has translation MRKIDTSKAHYVGLDQRIAPRSDVYVRLPFVMPDGRQEMCTCVNISADGMLMRFERGLEIGDLVVFRMPIIGRTAAKVVWSLGGKTGVQFDKSIAVEDYLPMIRAMGARADIN, from the coding sequence ATGCGCAAGATCGACACCAGCAAGGCCCATTATGTCGGGCTCGACCAGCGGATTGCTCCGCGTAGCGACGTCTATGTCCGCCTGCCCTTCGTCATGCCCGACGGGCGGCAGGAAATGTGCACCTGCGTCAATATCAGTGCCGACGGCATGCTGATGCGTTTCGAGCGCGGGCTGGAGATTGGCGATCTGGTCGTGTTCCGCATGCCGATCATCGGCCGCACCGCCGCGAAGGTCGTGTGGTCGCTGGGCGGCAAGACCGGTGTCCAGTTCGACAAGTCGATCGCGGTCGAAGATTATCTGCCGATGATCCGCGCCATGGGCGCGCGAGCGGACATCAACTAA
- a CDS encoding succinate dehydrogenase assembly factor 2 — MTDRLKRLKFRAWHRGTREADYMIGGFFDRYAATWSEDDIAWYEIVVEEDDVDIMAWALGTGQPPAHLNRPAMIAEMRRLDYIPLP; from the coding sequence ATGACCGACCGCCTCAAACGCCTGAAGTTCCGCGCCTGGCACCGCGGCACACGCGAGGCCGACTATATGATCGGCGGCTTTTTCGACCGCTATGCCGCGACATGGAGCGAGGACGACATCGCCTGGTATGAAATCGTCGTCGAGGAAGACGACGTCGACATCATGGCGTGGGCGCTCGGCACCGGCCAGCCGCCCGCGCATCTGAACCGCCCAGCGATGATCGCCGAAATGCGCCGGCTGGACTATATCCCGCTGCCATGA
- a CDS encoding lipid II flippase Amj family protein: MIDLPLVTILLLTGFINLIGALAYAARIAGVRTRRIAMSFALFNILVLFSRTSNSFLGPFLAKRIETRLHDGSGASLFIDMQLVLAAASVATLLGILLVPTGQRMFAAAIGWYQTNRSTTKLAVKAMSPSGLRTLRRSLTLPGLAHLKSWKMPKGISWGVLIANCLAQSLLAVGVVASLYAGYLAPEFRVTASQLSALINGFATILLFAFIDPQLSVMTDDAVEGKVEEAEFRRAITLISLSRLAGTVLAQALLLPAATLIAWVAVYV; encoded by the coding sequence ATGATTGACCTCCCCCTCGTCACCATCCTGCTGCTCACCGGCTTCATCAACCTGATCGGGGCGCTCGCTTATGCCGCACGGATCGCGGGGGTACGCACCCGGCGGATTGCGATGTCGTTCGCGCTGTTCAACATCCTCGTGCTGTTTTCGCGCACCTCGAACAGCTTCCTCGGCCCGTTCCTGGCCAAACGGATCGAGACGCGGCTGCATGACGGCAGCGGCGCGTCGCTGTTCATCGACATGCAGCTGGTGCTGGCTGCGGCCAGCGTGGCGACCTTGCTCGGTATCCTGCTCGTGCCCACCGGGCAGCGGATGTTTGCCGCCGCGATCGGCTGGTATCAGACCAACCGATCGACGACGAAGCTGGCCGTGAAGGCAATGAGCCCGAGCGGACTGCGCACACTGCGCCGCTCGCTCACGCTTCCCGGCCTCGCGCATCTCAAGAGCTGGAAGATGCCCAAGGGGATCAGCTGGGGCGTCCTGATCGCCAATTGCCTCGCGCAATCCTTGCTCGCCGTCGGCGTCGTCGCGTCGCTTTACGCCGGTTATCTCGCGCCTGAGTTTCGCGTCACCGCGTCACAACTGTCGGCGCTGATCAACGGTTTTGCGACGATCCTGCTGTTTGCCTTCATCGACCCGCAATTGTCGGTGATGACCGACGATGCAGTCGAGGGCAAAGTCGAAGAGGCGGAGTTCCGCCGCGCGATCACGCTGATTTCGCTCAGCCGGCTGGCGGGCACAGTGCTGGCGCAGGCCTTGCTGCTGCCCGCCGCAACGCTGATCGCGTGGGTCGCCGTCTATGTCTGA
- a CDS encoding DOMON-like domain-containing protein — protein MDSIRKSLVCHPNTPAKTVRSVAVEVMLSFDDGFALRYIVEGAVGDIVLPPGDGQLVIADSATDGLWQSTCFEAFLTEEGQPDYTEFNYAPDGRWACYQFDDYRSLLRPDELAPWEMMAERGEDQYALRVEPGIFPDAGSKLALSAVIEELDGTKSYWALTHPPGQPDFHHPDCFALTLAAPGAA, from the coding sequence TTGGATAGCATTCGCAAATCGCTGGTCTGCCACCCCAACACCCCGGCAAAAACTGTCCGGTCGGTTGCGGTCGAGGTGATGCTGTCGTTCGATGACGGCTTTGCACTGCGCTATATTGTCGAGGGAGCGGTGGGCGACATCGTTTTGCCGCCAGGCGACGGTCAGCTTGTCATCGCCGACAGCGCGACCGACGGGTTGTGGCAGAGCACCTGTTTCGAGGCATTCCTGACCGAGGAGGGGCAGCCCGACTATACCGAGTTCAACTATGCCCCCGATGGCCGCTGGGCCTGTTATCAGTTCGACGATTATCGCTCGCTGCTGCGCCCCGATGAACTGGCGCCTTGGGAGATGATGGCCGAGCGCGGCGAAGATCAATATGCGCTGCGCGTTGAACCGGGAATTTTCCCCGATGCCGGATCGAAGCTCGCGCTATCCGCGGTCATCGAGGAGCTGGACGGCACCAAAAGCTATTGGGCGCTCACGCATCCGCCCGGCCAGCCCGATTTCCATCATCCCGATTGCTTTGCGCTGACGCTTGCGGCACCGGGCGCAGCATGA
- a CDS encoding DUF1343 domain-containing protein, with translation MTYGIDRLLADPALRKPLEGQRVALLAHPASVTADMTHSLDALVAAGVNVTAVFGPQHGVRGDLQDNMMESPDFTDPVHGVPCFSLYGEVRRPTGQSMHTFDVVLIDLQDLGCRIYTYVTTLLYMLEAAAQHGKAVWVLDRPNPAGRPVEGTLLRPGWESFVGAGPMVMRHGLTMGEMGHWFIRHFGLDVEYRVIEMEGWAPTSAPGYGWPEGRVWINPSPNAANVNMARAYAGTVMVEGATLSEGRGTTRPLELFGAPDIDAKAVIAEMHRVAPHWLAGCKLRDIWFQPTFHKHVGQLCNGVHIHAEGPWYDDTAFQPWRVQALGFKAIRSLYPDYPIWRGKDFKYEYTDDVLAIDVINGGPDLRLWVDDAGAAAGDLDALALPDEAAWRDEIADLLMY, from the coding sequence ATGACATATGGTATCGATCGCCTGCTCGCCGACCCCGCGCTGCGCAAGCCGCTAGAGGGGCAGCGCGTCGCGCTGCTCGCGCATCCCGCATCGGTCACCGCCGACATGACCCACAGCCTCGACGCGCTCGTCGCGGCGGGGGTGAATGTCACCGCGGTGTTCGGGCCGCAGCACGGGGTGCGCGGCGACCTGCAAGATAACATGATGGAGTCGCCCGACTTCACCGACCCGGTCCACGGCGTTCCGTGCTTCAGCCTCTATGGCGAGGTGCGCCGTCCCACCGGCCAGTCGATGCACACCTTTGACGTCGTCCTGATTGACCTGCAAGATCTGGGCTGCCGCATCTACACCTATGTCACCACCTTGCTCTACATGCTCGAAGCTGCGGCGCAGCATGGCAAGGCGGTTTGGGTGCTCGATCGTCCAAATCCGGCGGGGCGCCCGGTCGAGGGCACCTTGCTCCGCCCCGGCTGGGAGAGTTTCGTCGGCGCCGGGCCGATGGTCATGCGTCACGGGCTCACGATGGGCGAGATGGGGCATTGGTTCATCCGCCACTTCGGTCTCGACGTCGAGTATCGGGTGATCGAAATGGAAGGGTGGGCTCCCACGTCGGCCCCCGGCTATGGCTGGCCGGAGGGTCGCGTGTGGATCAACCCCAGCCCCAATGCCGCCAACGTCAACATGGCACGCGCCTATGCCGGGACGGTGATGGTCGAGGGCGCGACGCTGAGCGAAGGCCGCGGCACGACCCGCCCGCTCGAACTTTTTGGCGCGCCCGACATCGACGCCAAGGCAGTGATCGCCGAAATGCACCGGGTGGCGCCGCACTGGCTGGCGGGATGCAAGCTGCGCGACATCTGGTTCCAGCCGACCTTTCACAAGCATGTCGGGCAACTATGTAACGGCGTCCATATCCATGCCGAAGGGCCGTGGTACGACGATACCGCGTTCCAGCCTTGGCGCGTGCAGGCGCTGGGGTTCAAGGCGATCCGCTCGCTCTACCCCGATTATCCGATCTGGCGCGGCAAAGATTTCAAATATGAATATACCGACGATGTTCTCGCGATCGACGTGATCAACGGCGGTCCCGACCTGCGGCTGTGGGTCGACGATGCCGGGGCGGCGGCGGGTGACCTCGACGCGCTGGCCTTGCCGGACGAGGCGGCGTGGCGGGACGAGATTGCCGATTTGCTGATGTATTGA